A part of Helicobacter fennelliae genomic DNA contains:
- the purS gene encoding phosphoribosylformylglycinamidine synthase subunit PurS produces the protein MYAQITIKLKNGVLDPQAKAIHNAISSLGFNDVNDVIMQKQILLQFTDNNAQHVLQQATNIAKDLLSNPVIEDYEIALISKD, from the coding sequence ATGTATGCCCAAATCACAATCAAACTCAAAAATGGGGTTTTAGACCCGCAAGCAAAAGCTATCCACAATGCCATTTCATCGCTTGGTTTTAATGATGTCAATGATGTGATTATGCAAAAGCAAATCCTCTTGCAATTCACAGACAATAACGCACAACATGTCCTCCAGCAAGCCACAAATATCGCTAAAGATTTGCTCTCTAATCCTGTTATTGAGGATTATGAAATCGCGCTTATCTCAAAGGATTAG
- the purQ gene encoding phosphoribosylformylglycinamidine synthase subunit PurQ has protein sequence MVGILRFLGTNCEFDMQYVYQHILKIPTTIIWHKHTSIPKEVKLIVIPGGFSYGDYLRSGAIARFAPIMNAVQDFAFNGGRVLGICNGFQILTEAKLLPGALKRNKNLHFISKHQTLTIENTDNAMLSCYQKAQTITLPIAHADGNYYIDKQGLQELESNHQILLKYTDDINGSIANIAGICNAEKNVFGLMPHPERAIEPLLKNTIGLQMLRSIYESTH, from the coding sequence TTGGTAGGCATTTTACGCTTTTTGGGCACAAATTGTGAATTTGATATGCAGTATGTGTATCAGCATATATTGAAGATTCCAACGACAATAATTTGGCATAAGCACACTTCCATACCAAAAGAAGTCAAGCTTATTGTGATTCCGGGTGGATTTAGCTATGGAGATTATTTGCGCAGTGGAGCTATTGCGAGATTTGCACCTATCATGAATGCAGTGCAAGATTTTGCTTTCAATGGCGGAAGGGTGCTTGGCATTTGCAATGGATTTCAGATTCTCACAGAAGCAAAGCTACTTCCGGGGGCTTTAAAGCGAAATAAAAACCTGCATTTCATCTCCAAACATCAAACCCTCACAATAGAAAACACAGACAACGCAATGCTCTCTTGCTATCAAAAAGCCCAAACAATCACCCTTCCAATCGCACATGCTGATGGCAACTACTACATCGATAAGCAGGGATTGCAAGAGCTAGAATCTAATCATCAGATTCTGCTTAAATACACCGATGATATTAATGGCTCAATCGCAAATATTGCTGGCATTTGCAATGCAGAAAAAAATGTGTTTGGACTTATGCCTCACCCAGAGCGCGCCATAGAGCCTCTCTTAAAAAACACAATCGGCTTGCAAATGCTTCGATCAATCTATGAATCCACACATTAA
- a CDS encoding SH3 domain-containing protein translates to MKIFHILFLFFALLSFGASEVSTSPNQENQSRAQSQSLPNERIVYAKNATPDEILEKPIYVGQTIPITYSALLMNNAILQQSLFTEKLSSDKLTLKTPNAQWKGAEDNSVQITYYFKIKSPNAMIPEFEVIAKSKDNSYTDSSIVPSIHLNVIDLYQNKKYVGVVADSLKVGIYKAKNYDADYNLLAFELIATNANLEDFKIPDFQKQGIERSNFSAQESSGIFYCVVPRNIQNISFEYFSLPNNRFETIQIPVIPAADIVSTQESLKPKNTYLLYYSLFIGAIIVTLLILSFFFKKIRKILWILSFGVFVYLLFYLFYTKSGTLESGKHIWVLPTHNSTILETTKTSMKVKVIGEHDKYYKIITPDDKVGWIRKEDAE, encoded by the coding sequence TTGAAAATTTTTCATATTCTTTTTTTGTTTTTTGCACTACTTAGTTTTGGCGCAAGCGAAGTAAGCACAAGCCCAAATCAAGAAAATCAAAGCAGAGCGCAGAGCCAAAGCCTTCCAAACGAGCGCATTGTATATGCCAAAAACGCCACTCCTGATGAGATTTTAGAAAAGCCAATTTATGTCGGGCAAACTATTCCAATCACTTATAGCGCGTTGCTTATGAATAACGCAATTCTGCAACAAAGCCTCTTTACAGAAAAACTCTCAAGCGACAAACTCACTCTCAAAACTCCAAACGCCCAATGGAAAGGGGCTGAAGATAATAGCGTGCAGATTACATATTATTTCAAAATCAAATCTCCAAATGCTATGATTCCGGAGTTTGAAGTGATCGCCAAATCAAAAGATAACTCCTATACCGACTCATCTATCGTGCCTTCCATACATCTTAATGTTATTGATTTGTATCAAAACAAAAAATATGTCGGTGTCGTGGCTGATAGCCTCAAAGTTGGAATCTATAAAGCCAAAAATTATGATGCAGATTATAATTTGCTTGCATTTGAACTTATCGCTACAAACGCAAATCTCGAGGATTTTAAGATTCCGGATTTTCAAAAACAAGGCATAGAACGTTCTAATTTCAGCGCGCAAGAATCAAGCGGTATTTTTTATTGCGTCGTTCCTAGAAATATCCAAAACATAAGTTTTGAGTATTTTTCGCTTCCAAACAATCGCTTTGAGACAATTCAGATTCCGGTTATCCCTGCTGCTGATATAGTCAGCACGCAAGAAAGCCTCAAGCCCAAAAACACTTATTTGCTGTATTATTCACTTTTTATCGGGGCGATTATTGTTACACTTCTTATTCTTTCATTCTTTTTTAAAAAAATACGAAAGATTTTGTGGATTTTGAGTTTTGGGGTTTTTGTATATCTTTTGTTTTATCTTTTTTATACAAAAAGTGGCACACTAGAATCTGGCAAGCATATATGGGTATTGCCTACGCATAATTCTACGATTTTGGAGACTACAAAAACCTCAATGAAAGTCAAAGTCATCGGCGAGCATGACAAATACTACAAAATCATCACGCCTGATGATAAAGTCGGCTGGATAAGGAAAGAAGATGCGGAATAA
- a CDS encoding 1-acylglycerol-3-phosphate O-acyltransferase, whose amino-acid sequence MRNKIKGIYEALLISIGLAVIVVLIYFNKRKQNARKPRMGCRLFFTFAGIELQKVGEFDTSATLIVLNHQSVADILCLEGFHPQNICWIAKKELGEIPFYGYALKGPEMILIDREDKRGLTFLLKSAKEKLAQNRPLVIFPEGTRSKGGEKFLTFKPGAKILAEKFQLKVQPIVLINTRKVYNTSPLESTSNKARMVIMDSFYPQDLGEGWQERWYEKLKEDMHKTYLQHYHELNP is encoded by the coding sequence ATGCGGAATAAAATCAAAGGCATATACGAGGCGTTACTCATTAGCATTGGGCTTGCTGTGATTGTTGTGTTGATTTATTTTAATAAACGCAAGCAAAACGCAAGAAAACCACGAATGGGCTGTCGGCTGTTTTTTACATTTGCGGGTATAGAGCTTCAGAAAGTGGGCGAGTTTGATACAAGCGCGACTTTGATTGTGCTTAACCACCAAAGTGTCGCTGATATTTTATGTTTAGAGGGTTTTCACCCCCAAAACATCTGCTGGATAGCCAAAAAAGAGCTTGGCGAGATTCCATTTTATGGCTACGCACTCAAAGGTCCAGAAATGATCCTTATCGATAGAGAGGATAAACGAGGGCTTACATTTCTCCTCAAATCCGCCAAAGAAAAATTAGCCCAAAATCGCCCTCTTGTGATATTTCCAGAAGGCACACGAAGCAAGGGTGGCGAAAAATTTTTGACATTTAAGCCGGGCGCAAAAATACTTGCAGAAAAATTCCAACTCAAAGTCCAACCAATCGTGCTTATCAATACAAGAAAAGTGTATAATACCTCTCCTTTAGAATCCACTTCAAATAAAGCGCGTATGGTGATTATGGATTCATTTTATCCGCAGGATTTGGGCGAGGGCTGGCAAGAGAGATGGTATGAAAAATTAAAAGAGGATATGCACAAAACATATTTGCAACACTATCACGAACTCAATCCATAA